Proteins from a genomic interval of Arachis hypogaea cultivar Tifrunner chromosome 10, arahy.Tifrunner.gnm2.J5K5, whole genome shotgun sequence:
- the LOC112714679 gene encoding putative cyclin-D6-1, producing the protein MEFDLEDPLSCFKEQQAYTITELFASESDHMPAPNYLNSTHFRASFRCEAISLILQVQFSCNLDPSVAYLAINYLHRFMSRQEIPMEKPWLLKLVVISCLSLASKMKNTPLSISDIQIEGCIFESQTVGKMELLILGALEWRMRSITPFPFLHFFISSTELKDPSLKQVLKEQATKIIFNAHNDIKLLEYKPSTIAASALISASRELCPQQYTMLRASIAACENLDEDSLTKCIDLMQEMVMWTEANESTIDTSFLSTETPVSVLERSIKRRRI; encoded by the exons ATGGAGTTTGATCTTGAAGACCCTTTATCCTGCTTCAAGGAACAACAAGCTTATACCATAACAGAACTCTTTGCTTCTGAATCTGATCACATGCCGGCCCCAAACTACTTGAATTCAACACATTTTCGCGCTTCCTTTCGCTGCGAAGCCATTTCTCTCATACTTCAG GTCCAGTTTTCATGTAATTTGGACCCTTCTGTAGCTTATCTAGCTATAAATTACTTGCATCGCTTCATGTCGAGGCAAGAAATTCCG ATGGAGAAGCCATGGTTACTGAAACTTGTTGTCATATCCTGTCTTTCTCTTGCTTCAAAGATGAAGAACACACCCTTATCAATTTCCGATATACAG ATAGAAGGTTGCATCTTTGAGTCTCAAACTGTTGGGAAGATGGAACTTCTTATTCTTGGCGCTCTGGAATGGCGTATGAGGTCAATTACACCTTTTCCTTTCTTGCATTTCTTCATCTCTTCAACGGAACTCAAAGATCCATCACTGAAGCAAGTGCTTAAAGAGCAAGCTACAAAGATAATCTTCAATGCTCACAATG ACATTAAGCTTTTAGAGTATAAACCTTCAACTATTGCAGCATCTGCTCTTATCTCTGCATCTCGCGAACTATGTCCACAGCAATATACTATGCTGAGAGCTTCAATTGCAGCTTGTGAGAATCTAGATGAG GATTCATTGACCAAGTGCATTGACCTGATGCAAGAGATGGTTATGTGGACGGAAGCGAACGAGTCAACCATCGATACAAGCTTTCTAAGCACTGAAACTCCAGTGAGCGTGCTGGAGAGAAGCATCAAGCGGCGGAGAATCTAA
- the LOC112714680 gene encoding cell number regulator 9, producing MVDSEKVVLVEEAMEGERINGGEEDEKERLLEGMSVLDFDMLCSTVALQSANGSWGKLGRRNLDDEEEDEEQHLGGVLRMWEGEVLDCFDDRRIALESACCPCYRFGKNMKRAGFGACYIQAVVYFLLALGAFANFIAFIATRRHYFLYLAVAFTISVGAILGFYRTRIRKKFNIKGSDSAVDDCAYHFICPCCTLCQESRTLEINNVQDGTWHGRGDTICIGGFSDGSKALFELHPPPVVSIMPTDESCMEKS from the exons ATGGTGGATTCGGAGAAGGTGGTGTTGGTTGAGGAAGCAATGGAAGGGGAAAGGATCAACGGTGGtgaagaagatgagaaggagaGGCTCTTGGAGGGTATGTCTGTTTTGGATTTTGACATGCTTTGCTCCACCGTGGCGTTGCAAAGTGCTAATGGTAGCTGGGGGAAGCTTGGGAGAAGAAACCTTGATGATGAGGAAGAAGATGAGGAACAACATCTTGGTGGGGTTCTAAGGATGTGGGAGGGTGAAGTCCTTGATTGCTTCGATGACCGCCGCATCGCTCTTGAATCAGCATG CTGTCCTTGTTACCGATTTGGGAAGAACATGAAACGAGCCGGCTTTGGTGCATGCTATATTCAG GCTGTAGTTTATTTTCTTCTTGCTTTAGGTGCCTTCGCTAACTTCATTGCTTTTATTGCCACAAGGCGTCATTACTTTCTTTACCTGGCTGTTGCCTTCACCATTTCTGTTGGAGCAATTTTAGGATTCTATCGAACACGTATTAGAAAGAAATTCAACATCAAG GGTAGTGATAGTGCCGTGGATGATTGCGCTTACCATTTTATCTGTCCTTGTTGTACATTATGCCAG GAGTCTAGAACACTGGAGATAAACAACGTTCAAGATGGCACTTGGCATGGCCGGGGTGACACGATATGCATAGGTGGGTTTAGTGATGGGAGTAAAGCACTGTTTGAGTTGCATCCCCCTCCTGTTGTGTCCATCATGCCAACTGATGAAAGTTGCATGGAGAAGAGCTGA